In Thunnus albacares chromosome 1, fThuAlb1.1, whole genome shotgun sequence, the DNA window ATTATATCTGCAGGACTTGAGGAGTGTTTGAGGTGTAACACAGTGACTATAAGTTCATTTAGAGAGACGGACTTTAAAACTTTATAAAACAGCATGGTTGGGGCGGTGGGCATCAGGAATAACAATGGCtgataaaaaaatctgatgtagATCTGTGAGGACGATAGATAATTGCAACTCAGTAAATATCAGTGATATTGTGTCTGGTGTCCTGTGTTGTGTTGCAGGTTACATGGCAGATATCGTGAGCTGGCTCCACATTTAGTGCCGCTGGATTACACCAACAATCCGGACATCAAAGTTCCTCTGACGCTGATCGTCACCATGCCTGAGCTGAAGGTCAGTCCTCACCTGCACCTGCGTACAGGTGGACGTGGTGTCGGTGTTTGAGGGGAATGTTTGAgatttctgtcagttttagtCACAAGAACACATTTCAGTCtcgtttttctttttgatgtcTTCTAAATACTTTGAGGCTCCAGCTGTCTCCATCTTTGTTcagttgccatggttacagtTTAGCGTTGTGTGCACCTACCATGGTTACAGGTTAGTGTGTccagttaccatggttacacaaactaaactaaaataattaaactGCTGTTTGAAGCATTAcgtcatatcacatgatctgtTATGTAAACTTTATAAGTGacaattattttattgaacATACATAATAGGATGGAAAAGTGAGAAGTGATTAGACCCCATCATGATGTCATATTTATAAGGGGGAAGTGAAGGCGAGCAGGATACCTGATGGAATCCAGACACTGGTGCTGGTGATGAATATGGGAATACTGGGATCTGGATGATGGGAAGAGGAGCAGCTGATTTGTTAACTAAGAGAACTGCCTCTAATCAGCTGATACCAGAGCAGGAGTCTGTGTCTAATTAGTGTAAATAACTAAACTAAAGTAACGGTTCCCTGACAGGAGAACCCGTTCCGAGACAGGATCGTGGAGACGTTCTCGGAGGACGGTCAGGGGAACCTGAGCTTCAACGACTTTGTCGACATGTTTTCTGCACTCTGTGAAACTTCCCCCAGAGAGCTGAAGACCATTCACGCCTTCAAGATTTACGGTAACGAGTTTGTCGTGTggattctgtttgtgtgtgaagcgTCTGTAACATGACAGTACAATGAAACGTTCTGCTGGTTCTGCTGGTTCTGCTCCAGACTTCAACAGGGACAGCTTCATCTGTAAGGAGGACCTGCAGAAGACCCTGAACAAGCTGACCAAAGGCGAGCTGACGGCGGAGGAGGTGACGCTGGTGTGTGATAAAGCCATCGAGGAGGCCGACCTCGACGGAGACAACAAGCTCTCCTTCTCCGACTTCGAGAACATGATCTCCAAGGCTCCGGACTTTCTGAGgtattttctctccttcactgaACTATTCAGattgttattttaacttttacaCAAACTTTATTTCATCCTTTATTCCTCGCCTGCATCTCAAATCTTATTTTATCCTAAATCCAAACCTTCTTTTTGAATCCGTCATCTGAATGCTTGCTTCATAACGAttgttttattagatttttatgatgtgaattcatttatttaaccaggaagtctcTTGAGAATTGGCCAAAACAGCAGCGTACAACAGAATAAAGTAATAAACAGTCACATCTAACACAACAGAACCTGAGAGACACGAGAAAGATAAAACTGACAGACAAACCTTTTAATTCAGCTTATTTAAGGCGCAGGCTGTAATACATGTTGATGTCAtcaagtagagctgcaacgatatttgattcattatttaagttattttccAAGCAAGAAAAAGTCTAATTTTTCTTACGTCCAGCATCTGGATTGTGAGTTTTTGCAGCttttaaactgaaaatcttttttttgtgaaacctTGTGCTTTATGGTATCATGACGgatattttcactattttctgacattttatagacaaattaTGAATTGAGAAAAATTATCCGCAGATgagtcaataatgaaaataatcgttcGCTGCAGCTTTGGCATCAAGATCTTCATTCACATCCTGAACCATTTTGTtcaggttcatcactatgagccgcgtgtagtgatgaacctccagagactctgcagctcctctcggctttacggagctttatagtgagtttcagctcgttgtttactgtccggctgcaacttcactgttctggttcactctcagcgtctcatagcgtcgttttcagagaaaaagctgtaaaaagccgctgaacactacctgctcacagttagctgtagactagctggtgaacatagtggagcatttagcagctaaagagccagatatttccctcaggagttggtagagagtaaaaacagaagctaaaagagagtcatgtcatttattttcttgtttaaaagtacttttattgtatttattcagGAACTGTGCActttaaatagataaatagatgttttttacagtctgtggagGGTAAGAAGAGGGAAGCACCTGTGTTTGCTCGAGGGACTTTCTGTAGAAATCGACAAATTATAAAGTCATTACATTTTATGATAAAACAGATGAAACCAGTTCCAGTAACGTcagataaaagaaacagaaattaaactgaaataaaagaaaataagaaactCAATTAAAATCAGGAAAAGCTCTCAGATGAAAGTCAAATTTATTAAACTTGTAAAAACTGTCAACTGATCACATGAAGCAACAACCAATCACAGATATGGATCCATCCAGATTATTGATTCTTTATTTCCCTCAGCAGTTATTTTTGAGGGGACCAGCCTGAGATTTTACagtattataataaataaatctcttctttctgtgttgtttgtcttgtctGCAGTAACTTCCACATACGAATATGAGACGCCGCCGTCACAGCAGCAGATCCTGCCGAGGAAAGATGTCTCACTTTGAACCGCTTACTGATCCGACGGTGTTCATCCTCCAGACTCCACCTCCACCTGAACCTCAGTCCCACCTCGACACAGTGCCTGTCCTTTCTATCGCCGGTGGAGAGTCTTCCTCTCCGGCAGAACCTGAGACCTGACAGAGTCTCCTCTGGACTCAGAAGCACAGGCTGGTTTTTTTTGGGCCAAATTTGCGTCTTACAAAAGTGACAGCGGGGacatttcagagagagagagactgcatgATACCTTTCTCCTCAGTTAAACCTGAGCTGTTTGGAGGTGGATGTTCAGGAGCGATAAACCAAGACGAGGCTGATTTTATATCAAGAGAGTGTTTCTGCACCGGGGCTGATTTCGGTCTGTCCTGCACGAACGAGGACGAcgctgcagaggaaacagatcaGGGCTTTTCTGACTTCAGTGCTTTGCAGAAAGGCCAGATCACTgacaggattttttaaaaaaagcacagttTTAAAGGGCAAAACAGTCAAGAGCTATGCAATCTTTCTTCATGGAGCGCATGTTGTAAATTGCTTCTAgctgttgtttatttgtacatGTGGTTTAGTGAAGCGTACTGGTGCATAATGACAATCATAGTAAACTGTAGTTCAGTTGATGGAAGGGCTCTCTGTCATCTCACCTGTAAACTTTGTCTCTGATAAACTTGATATAACAGCTGTCACTCgttcaacagaaaatgtttttgggccagaatgaaataaaagatttttctctgttgctttcTGCTCCGTGAAGCttcttacaaaacaaacaaaaacaataacaaaagacggagtgtgatgacggtgtgaagtagcaagggatcatgggagttgttgtcttcattgttaaataaccagcttcaccgggataggattactccagtgttcatcattcaggatgtttttacccgcagaggtctcctcctctccagaacaaacggacccgcagattacaggtaaaaacactgaataaaactgtttcacctaaaaaaatcagtgtttctccgatgATGTATGGTGACCAccagacttcctggaggggctgttagccgagctgctgctaacacttgttcggtttatttctctgataacttaagatccagacgtccaatgactaaaatccttcttccggctaaaagatatagttaaaaaccacctaaatttatcatgaaaatgtgtcttaaaactgaataaaagtccatttgtaacagtttgtgtggaacaaccacaacgccgatgtattatcttgtatgtgagTAAGTTAatctttggtagacgccattgtagcggacaaacgcagcgccgccgtatgcatctggtgcgtgtttactctttggtagaggaggtatgacgccatcgacaggcgaccaaatgaaacggtccgttactttgattaaattacggatttctctgggtttgaaaactgttggaaacatttgggataatgtaagtacacaactcaacaacatatataacataggtctagttgtttttacacatttttaatttctattaTTTAATAGTTTCTATTGAGCTCATTAGTTGTAAAGTTGTGATTTATCAAACCGAGGGACATCTTATATTATTCCATCATAGGactgtaaggctgcaaccagctgttggttttttttaaagatcgcCTCCACACATGTATGAcgacatacaaaaatacatataaatatgatatcaaacatttccaaaagcttttacagagagaaaagtttcaagaagagatttaaaagaagctaaagacttagtgtgtgtgagttcagCAGGCAGAGAGCTCTGTAGTGTGGGAGCTTTGATAGCAAAAGTCTGATCACCATCATTCACCAACCGTGAACTGGGAGTCACCATCCGAGGATCTCAATGGCTGAGAGGACTCATACCAGGTCAATAATCAGAAACGTATGCAAGGCCATTTAAGGCCTTAAAAGTGAGCAATAAGATGTTAAACTCAATGTGGAGTTTaacagggagccagtggagggaggcGCGCAGGGAGGTCATGTGATCATGCTTCTTCCCAGTAATAAGTGAAGCAGCGGCGTTTTGTACCAGTTAGAGATGGTTTGCTGACACCTGAGTAAAGTTTGAAGCAATAATCAAGCTGAGAACAGATGAGAGCATGTACAACTTTTTGTAAATCAGCAACTGCTAAAAATGAGCAACTTTTAGAGATTATCTCGAGCTGGAAGAAACAGGAATTGCCAACATTTTTGTCTTGATAGTCAAACAGAGATCAGCATCAAATATTACCGCTAGATTCCTCACAGCCTGCTTAATATTACTCATCAGATCACCCAGATTAGCACCAAAAGAGCTGTTGAAGTTTGGGAGACTGAACAGAATGACATCAGACTTATCATCCTTAAATTTAAGGAAGTGTTGGGATGTCCAAGATTTAATACCAGAAAGGCAAGTTGTAAGATTTGTTTGGCTGCTGGGATCTGTGGGTTTCGATGTTGAATATAACTGAGCGTAAAGCACGTCATGCTTCTGAATAACATGGCTGAGAGGCAACATGTATGTAGAGAACAGGGGGGGCCAAGACCAGAACCCTGAGGGACACCACAACTCGACCGGGCCATCGAGGAAGTAGAGTTACCCAGAGCAACGGAAAAAGTTCTGTTGGAGAGGTATGAATGTAATAAGCTGAGAGCCGAGCCCTTGAGTCCTTCCCAAGTTTCCAAGCGATGTAAGAGGATCCCGTGGTCGACTGTCTCAAATACGGCATTTAAATCTAAAAGAACTAAAATCGAGCAGTTATCTGTCAGCAGAAGGTCATTATTTACCTTAACAAGAGCTGCCCCTACTGCACCAGATCAAGTGTGCCTGATATgttttaaacagtaaaaaaagcATAATTACGACTTTAAAAATCCCCAAatcatcatctcctccttcagcagatgaatgtgaaaacaaactgcacagagaacaacatctaactgaaggaacaaagagaaaagtgtTGCTGTGTAATTTTTtgtcaattgattaatcatgtAATAGAGTATTACTGTGTATAGTGGGGGTCaatatcatagactgtaaaaaatatggacgtagtcactgtgacgtcacccatcgGTTTGCGAACTGTCGatttgaagcctcgagtgtagcgatttgaccgtcgccatcttggatttggctgtcgccatgtttgatttttggagccagaagtgaccatatttggacggGAGGGTTGCGCTGACCgtagcgctagctgctagttctgctagcacagtgcatttacaatctatggttaacagtaagcatgctaatgctaatgctactTTTTGCGagcaaaaaacaggcctaaaaccgttaaaacaaaatgcactgACTGGAAAAACTAATCATCCGACTCATTAATGggtcttttattaaaaccaaacactgaacaagacttttttttaggcAATCACAATGTTcaattaactttagtgaactgaaaacacaccgTGGAATAGCAGCAGCTAGGCCTATGGTTACGTTACATAAGCGAtgttgtcgccgtggtagcgCCTCttcaatcacaatgtagccacgccctaaagcatacgctgctttattgtcaaatttaaattaaatgggaccataatttacaaaatgaacatcatgctgtattgaggAAGACTTGAAGCTACCAACTGagatcataaactcattaggaaacagtttactaaggtaataaatcaagagagaagtaggctcattttctcatagacttcaatacaatctgacttctttttgcagccagcggagtcgccccctgctggccattagatgGAATGCAGGttttccgcattggcttcacttttcagccctggaggttgccgcttgggcCCAATACGAGATCAATCCAGCTTTGGgattataaaacaataaatatacagtTGCAGTGTCACAAAAGAACATAAATCTTTATATAAACTGGACATCATGAACCAAATTATTTATCTCATATTCCACATTTTCTTTCCTAAATATCACTTCACttctctaataataataaaggtacattttactaaaaactccttactttatactttcaccccactacatttcagagggaaatattgtactttctactccactacatttatttgacagctttagttacttttcagatgaagatttgacacaatggataatataacaagcttttaaaatacaacacattgttaaagatgaaaccagtggtttccaacctttttggcttttgacgtcttacaaaaagcagtgtgtagtcggggtcacatttcacatgtctatgagttgttaacagctccaccaaatagtgatttttccctctaaacttctcacatgctttcatttcaataaatgttcaaatgatccaatatttcagcaaaaatcaaagattagagaaaaagtccaaaaactgaaaacagatttgtgtatcagaactttgttttttcttctttcctctcccattaatcatctcaccacccctcagatttatctgctgaccctttggaggggccccgacccctaggttgggaaccactggactaaactagctaactgtatataaagtagtgtaaactagctccacctccagcagctacaacagtaacatgctgctctaacactgatgcttcactattaataatctaatgatgtcatatataataatatatcagtcagagggaccaaaccactacttttactgcaatactttaactacatcaagctcataatacttatgtacttttactgcaatactttaactacatcaagctcataatacttatgtacttttactgcaatactttaactacatcaagctcataatacttatgtacttttactgcaatactttaactacatcaagctcataatacttatgtacttttactgcaatactttaactacatcaagctcataatacttatgtacttttactgcaatactttaactacatcaagctcataatacttatgtacttttactgcaatactttaactacatcaagctcataatacttatgtacttttactgcaatactttaactacatcaagctcataatacttatgtacttttactgcaatactttaactacatcaagctcaaaTTAAGATTCAGATAAAACCTGTTGTCTCGGAGACAAACAGAAGTCTTCCTGACTGACTGTTGATGGATGTCTGAGCTGCAGAGCTGACGCCTGTTAAAGTGCTTCTGCCTCTCATGTTTCCGTCACTTCAGGCAGATCGATGTCGTTACTGTCTGCTGGATCGTCACCTGGAAGCTTCCTGCATGGATCCTCAGCTTCAGTTACACATGAATCTAATATCAGCCACTTtcttctgctgtctgtgtttatataaaacatGGCAGaagtctgctgcagctctgacaCACACAAGTGTTGTGGCGGTTTTGGttgttggtttcttttatttcccACCTTTGTGGAAAATGAGCAAGATTTTATATTCATCACATTAAATATCGGAAAGAATGACATAAAATATGAGGGAGATGATGATAGTTTACTAGatttagtttctttttcttttcttcggCCTTCTAAATAATTCTTGTGCCCCAAATGTCAAATTCAAATTGAAAAAGATTCTATCGACCATATTCAGATACATTAATGTAAAGTACATTCAGAAGACggtaaagaagaaaacagaacgGCAGCAGATTTAAGATTAAAAATAGAATTAGCCGAAAGTTTCAACATAAACAGAACGTGTGGTGAATGAACACAAATAAGAAtaactgcaaataaataaataaatatattctagCTAAatagattaaaagaaaaaaacatagtaatattaatatttgtatttaaataaatgttagattaaataaataataataactgaagCAGTGCGTCATACTgacattatttcattaaaacaaaaggaTTTAACTTAGTGTTTCTCATGTTGCTTCATCAGATTCATCAATCTGATGAAGCAACATGAGAAATGTGTAGTTCAATTATATTAATACtagtattaaaataaatgttagaataaataaataataaatattacatatatacataaatatattttttagtaaataagatataaagaaaacacataataacattattatgattttttaaagaAGACTGTTAGATGTGGTCCAGATCCACAGCAGCTTTCAGCTGATTATCAAACCTGTTATTTATTAGTTGTGTTCTGTGAtacagtgtctgtgtgtttgttgtttgtatgtTGATTTGGTGGCAAATAAGTTTCTCCATTGGTGATTAATAAAGCTGTTTTATCTAATTTAAtcattgttattaatattaacattcatatttgtattataaataaataaatacttcataataaaattaaaaacataaaattgttATGTCTTAACGTCTCTTCCATGTCTGATTTGTTTGTCCTTTTGACGATgtttcaataataaaaaagttcCTTCCTGCAGGAGACAAACAGGTCGATCCACCTGTCTGCCGTTAGGTGACTGTTTGTTGTTACACCTGTCTGCCGTCAGGTAACTGTTTGTTGTGTTACACCTGTCTGCCGTCAGGTAACTGTTTGTTGTTACACCTGTCTGCCGTCAGGTGACTGTTTGTTGTTACACCTGTCTGCCGTCAGGTAACTGTTTGTTGTGTTACACCTGTCTGCCGTCAGGTAACTGTTTGTTGTGTTACACCTGTCTGCCGTCAGGTAACTGTTTGTTGTTACACCTGTCTGCCGTCAGGTGACTGTTTGTTGTGTTACACCTGTCTGCCGTCAGGTAACTGTTTGTTGTGTTACACCTGTCTGCCGTCAGGTGACTGTTTGTTGTTACACCTGTCTGCCGTCAGGTGACTGTTTGTTGTTACACCTGTCTGCCGTCAGGTGACTGTTTGTTGTGTTACACCTGTCTGCCGTCAGGTAACTGTTTGTTGTTACACCTGTCTGCCGTCAGGTGACTGTTTGTTGTTACACCTGTCTGCCGTCAGGTGACTGTTTGTTGTTACACCTGTCTGCCGTCAGGTGACTGTTTGTTGTGTTACACCTGTCTGCCGTCAGGTGACTGTTTGTTGTTACACCTGTCTGCCGTCAGGTGACTGTTTGTTGTTACACCTGTCTGCCGTCAGGTGACTGTTTGTTGTTACACCTGTCTGCCGTCAGGTGACTGTTTGTTGTTACACCTGTCTGCCGTCAGGTGACTGTTTGTTGTTACACCTGTCTGCCGTCAGGTGACTGTTTGTTGTTACACCTGTCTGCCGTCAGgtgactgtttgttgttttacacCTGTCTGCCGTCAGgtaactgtttgttgttttacacCTGTCTGCCGTCAGGTGACTGTTGTTTTACACCTGTCTGCCGTCAGGTAACTGTTTGTTGTGTTACACTGACACCTGGTGGCGGGAGGCAGGACCGTCAGCTGCAGAGGTTCAAACTGGCTCCACCTCAACCATCTGTAACAGTGAAATGCTGCATCAGTATCAACAATGTactttatttaataatttactATGTGAGTCACAGGGGAcgaatttattttactttaaatactttaactacatttatataataatacttGTAAcatagtatttttacattgcagtctttttacttttacttgagtaaaggatctgattACTCACAGCTGACATTCAGTGCAAACCATCAACATGTTGTACTGGACATGTTTCTGAAAGTTAACTTACAGTAAAACAATGTTCACTGGACTGGAGGAATCCCAGCAGTCTGTACTGGAGGAACTCTTCAGCTGTCATCCGAAGGCCGAAAGAATTTCCTTCATGTGATAAAAATGATCCTTTCAGAATCTCTGAACTTTAATTAAATGAACGTTAACTTTACGTTGATCGTGTTTCTTTAGTGATACTAACGTTACGTTACGTAACGTTAATACCGTGTGACGTTAACGAAGATGGCGGAGATGGTTCCTAATCAAACAGCTCGTTAGTTTAACTTCTGAACTAAAcgttttattttcttctgtaaCTGAAGCTTCGGGATGATGTGACGTCAGACCAAACCGGTTTCAAATACAGAATCGGTTCTTACCGGAAGCGGATTTAATCCTCCAAATGGCTCGTGTCGGTTGGGTTTTAAATTATAATCCACtgaaaacatcaataaatatatCAGTGTATACAGTTAAATTTAATGAATCCCGCCCCCTACAGTCAcatggttccatggtgtaatggttagcactctggactctgaatccagcgatccgagttcaaatctcggtggaACCTGAGTTTCTTTTCCTCTCAGCTGAACTGAAGAGAAATAAACGACTCACACAGACACGTTAACCTGTAACTAAGTAAAGTAAAGACACGGCAGGAAGCGAAATATAAACCAGAAGAtctataaaaacatatatatagaGAGACATGTACACTATATatcaataatatcaatataCTAAACATCAATAACTATAAAGACATAAACCAGAAGAGACTGATCCGTGGTACACAAACACCTGAAACATCTTTTTAACGGGGTTACTATGGGAACAACTCCCATTCAATGCTTGCAAGTTGTGAACATGGAaatctttttcatctttccCATCCGTCCCATATGACATGAATGCTGCATCAGCCTCACCTGCTCAGGTGacacacagaacaacattaatGTAGAATTTCTGTGTTACTGCTGACAAACACAATTTATCTCTGATCAGCCATGAGGACACCGAGTTTAACAGAAGATCATTTACTACAGAACAGTTTTACCTTTCCTACAGAACACCTGAACACCTGATCGATCTGCTCCAAcatcacacactgaaaacacagcaggactgaagcaacaaaacacaacatcatgAAACACAAACTTAAACTTTTCTATTCTAATATTTGTGTAACTTCACTGATAAATTAACAGATGAACTGAAACATTGGACTGAAATGAACACTGGTAATGTTGGGAACCAGGGCTGAGTGGAAAGGGTTAAagattaaattatatataaattataacAGTATAGACAATAactgaagaatatgtcagccttaatgaatccactccccccagtcatattaatactcatattcctcgagacactggccgaggaggaggagttgcagccattttcaactcaagcctaatcatcaaccctagacctaaatttaattataactcattcgaaagccttgttcttagtctctctcagccaacctggaaaactttacagccagttctatttgttatagtgtaccgtcctcctggcccgtactctgaattcctatctgaattctcagagtttttgtcgtatttagtccttagtacagataaagtaattatagtaggtgattttaatattcatgtggatgttgatagtgacagtctcagcactgcatttctctcattattagactcaattggcttctctcagtgtgtaaataatcccactcactgttttaaccacaccctagaccttgttctaacttatgggattgaaattgaacatttaataatttttccacaaaatcctattttatcagatcattttttaataacttttgaattcctattactggattacacaccattagataaaaatgtcctcactagatgtctatctgatagtgttgtagataaatttaaggaagcaattccgtcaatactgaattcactgccatgtctcaatactacagaggactcttatgttaactttagtccctcccaaattgataatcttattgatagtgctgcaggctcactaagacaaacactcgactccatcgcccccttaaaaaagaagataataaaacgtaagaggttagctccatggtataactcccaaacccgcaaattaaagcaaacatcgcgaaaattggaaaggatttggcgttccaccaaag includes these proteins:
- the LOC122987514 gene encoding calcium and integrin-binding family member 2-like → MGNKQTTFTEEQLEAYQDCTFFTRKEILRLHGRYRELAPHLVPLDYTNNPDIKVPLTLIVTMPELKENPFRDRIVETFSEDGQGNLSFNDFVDMFSALCETSPRELKTIHAFKIYDFNRDSFICKEDLQKTLNKLTKGELTAEEVTLVCDKAIEEADLDGDNKLSFSDFENMISKAPDFLSNFHIRI